In a single window of the Sebaldella sp. S0638 genome:
- a CDS encoding PTS sugar transporter subunit IIB encodes MKDMVNILFVCGYGAGSSLIMKMTAESAMKKFKINSDTKVTSVGEVNSYFDWADIIAVSEKLAEGIVLPSNKEIRMIKIANLVDGEKMGNDIYNAVKESFPSALKG; translated from the coding sequence ATGAAAGATATGGTTAATATTCTGTTTGTCTGCGGTTATGGCGCAGGGAGCAGTCTTATTATGAAAATGACAGCTGAGTCTGCCATGAAAAAATTTAAAATAAATTCTGATACTAAAGTCACATCTGTAGGAGAAGTAAACAGCTATTTTGACTGGGCTGATATCATTGCCGTATCTGAAAAACTTGCTGAAGGAATTGTTCTTCCTTCAAATAAAGAGATTAGAATGATAAAAATAGCCAATTTAGTGGACGGGGAAAAAATGGGAAATGACATATATAATGCTGTGAAAGAAAGCTTTCCGTCAGCATTGAAAGGATA